The following is a genomic window from Adhaeribacter radiodurans.
AATAATCATGTATCTACGCATACTAACTCGCAGGCAATAGAGGATTCTGTGGTGCTCACCATTACCCGGCCCAACTTGCAATTGCTTTATCAGCAAAGTCCCGGCTTCGAATTTTTAGGAAGAATAATGGCCGAACGGGCCGTGCAAAGTGCCTCAGAGCGGGCCGCCGCACTTTCGTGCGATACTCCGGAAGAACGTTATCTTTCTTTAATGACGCAAAATCAAGACTTGTTCCGGCGGGTGCCGCAAAAATATATTGCCAGCATGTTGGGTATCAGCCCCGAAAGTTTGAGCCGCATCCGGAAAAGAATTTTATCTCCCGCTAAATTCTTAACTTAAGTCAAGAATTTTAAAGGTTCCACCCCCTTAGTTTTGTAAGTAAATAAAGCTATGATATTCAATAACCTACCACCCAGGATTTTATTCGATTATCGCTGCTTCGTTATTATTTAACTTAAAACTTACACCATGGAACAAACTTTAACCATTCAATCGTCAGCGGAAACAACCGACAACAACCGAGCTTTTCTGAAAGCCTAGAAAATGAACCACCTTGTAGCAAATACGCTGGGTTTAGCTTTACTACATACCCTTATTGCACACGGCTTCGGTGGGGCGCACGGGGTTTCTTTAACAGTTGTCCAATTGGTATGGCATACTCTATCTATTGTAATTTTTGCTTTACTGCTCAACGGGCTGCAAAACAAAGCTTTGCAGCATAAATTTGCTCGGCCTACCTTTGCCGATGCAGGTTATTTTGCGGTGCTGATTCCCCTGTTTTTTTGGTTGGGATATTACACCTTGTACATTCCGTTTGATATTATTTTTATGTACCTCACCATTGGCATCCTCAACGCCTGGCGGTTGAAAAAGTATTTTGCGGATGCTAAAAAATGGACCTGGCAAATAATACTATCTCTGGCCATTGGCGCAGCTTGTGGTTTTGGGGCTTACTTTGGTTTTATCAAAAATATGACCGGCATGGGAGCGGATATTCTTCTTTGGACTTTTATTAGTATTCCTGCTGGGTTTACTTACGCTTCTATTAGTCAGTTATTTTTGCGCAAACAATTGCATTTGGTTTAGCAAACAAACCATCTGTTACGATATAAATACATTGGTAATAGCAACTGTGCTATTTAGGTTTAAACTCAAAAACTGGTTTATAATTTAATGTAAAAGCCGATTTGCAAATTCTTTTTATTTAGTTGTAAGCTGCTGTTAAAGAATTAGATAATTTTTTGATGGAAGCTTGCAACCATTTATTTTAAAATTAACTCTCTAGTCTAAATTAAACCCTTATAGCTTATAAATCAATTTGTTAATTCCTGTTCTATTTACTGTGCTAGCCATAAAACTACTTATGTAAAACAACAAACAATCCCCACCAGGGTAATAAAATAGTAATTTTTGATAACTCGGCTACACTATATTCTTCTCCTCTAATTCTTAAACATTTAACAATCCACAAACCTATTCTTTAACTATGAAACATCTTTTACCTTCCCCAAACCGGAAAAACACTTTCGAGGGAAGTTCAATTCTTCAATGGTTGGTATACAACCTTTCTAGTACTTTGTTTCTACCTCGTTTGGTGCCAGTCAGAATTGCAGCAGTACTGCTTGTTTTATTTACAACCTTTCAGGTTCAAGCGCAGGAGGTTCTACTGGGGCTCACTTCTGATTATGGTTTACAAGGTGGGGGAACTGCCTTTTCCATTAAATCAAATGGTACCAGCTTTGCCGTTCATAACACCTTTACCAAACTGGGTTCTAACCCAGGCGGAGAGCTGATTCAAGGCAAAGATGGTAACTTTTACGGGATGACTGCTCGCGGAGGCGCCAGTAATTACGGAACCATCTTTAAAATGACCCCGGCTGGTAAGATTACCATTATGAATAGTTTTGCTGGTTATGATGGTAACGCCCCGGGTGGTAACAATCTTATCCAGGCCTCTGATGGCAATTTTTACGGCATGACTTCCTCCGGCGGACTGAATAACGAGGGAGCAGAACCGGGGGTAGCTTTCAGAATGACTCCGGGTGGCGAGTATAAAGTTATCTTTTCCTTTATCAGGCACCTAGGCTATCGGCCCTACGGCGATTTAGTGGAGGGTACGGATGGCAATTTTTACGGGATGACATATTACGGTGGTACTTTTGATAAGGGCACGGTTTTTAAACTTACCCCAACAGGTACGCATACCGTGCTGCATAACTTTAATGGTACTTCCCGGGGCGGTTGGCCTACGGGCAATTTAGTGCGGGGTAACGATGGCAATTATTATGGGGTTACCACCAGCGGCGGCGCTAACCAGTTGGGAACCATCTTTAAAATAACTCCAACTGGAACCTTTACTTTGTTGCATACTTTTGAAACAGCCACCGGAGGTACTCCTATTGGTAGCCTGACTAAAGGCAAAGATGGTAATTTCTACGGAGTAACTACGGCTGGGGGCGATAACTTTAGTGGTACCATCTACCGAATAACTGCTACCGGAGACTATAAGGTACTCCATCACTATGGCTTCGATGAAATTGGCGACACACCCAAAAGAAGTCTGAAGCTGGGAAAGGATGGAAATTTTTACGGTACCACGATGAATGGGGGAGACTGGTTCAACGGCACCGTTTATAAAGTAACTCCAAGTGGTACCGTAAGTGCCTTGCACCCTTTTTTACCTTCAGAAGATGGTGGACGGGCGAACGGTCTGATGCAAGCTTCCGATGGTTATTTGTACGGCATGAACGAAATCGGTGGACCCCAAGGTGATGGCGTTATCTATCGTATTTTACCCAATGGCAGTAATTTTAAAATATTAGTAGACTTGCCGGGTACTTTTGGCGGGGTAACTCCCCGGGGTGGCTTAGTACAAGGCCGCGACGGCTTTTTCTACGGCATGACTGAATGGGGAGGAGAGTATAATCACGGCACTATTTTCCGGTTGTGTTCCGATGGCTCCTTTAAAATCTTAAGGTCATTAGATGATGTAAACGATGGAGGATATCCCCGGGGCGACTTAATGTTGGGAAAAGACGGCAATTTTTACGGCTTAACCAGCCATGGCGGTGTTAATGGCAGTGGCACCTACTTCCGGATAACGCCTAAAGGTGATTTTAAAGTATTATATTCTTTCCAGAACGACGATACCGGCTATTCGCCCTGGGGCACTTTGCTAGACGGGAACGACGGGTATTACTACGGCATGACAAATGCCGGAGGTTCGTTTTTAGCGGGCGTAATTTTCAGGGTAACTCCATCCGGCGAATATACGGTAATGCACAGCTTTGATAATTACGAAGATGGTTCCTCGCCCAGAGGAAATTTAATTAAAGGTAAAGACGGGAATTTTTACGGCCTTACCAATGTAGGCGGCGATTACAATACCGGTACTTTTTTTAAGATGGCTCCCGATGGTACCGTTACTAAACTGCATTCTTTCTACCAGTACGACGATGGCGATTTGCCGGCGGGTAGCCTGGTACAAGGTAAAGACGGTAACTTTTACGGCATGGCAGCGCGGGGTGGTAAAAATGGACATGGTACAATTTTTAAATTTACCCCCGCCGGAAAAATAACCGTTTTAAAGTTTATGACGGATGAGATCTCGGATGGCGCTAACCCGCAGGGTAGTTTAATAATGGATAAGGTGGGCAACTTTTACGGTTTAACCTGGGGAGGAGGAC
Proteins encoded in this region:
- a CDS encoding Crp/Fnr family transcriptional regulator codes for the protein MLTITRPNLQLLYQQSPGFEFLGRIMAERAVQSASERAAALSCDTPEERYLSLMTQNQDLFRRVPQKYIASMLGISPESLSRIRKRILSPAKFLT
- a CDS encoding choice-of-anchor tandem repeat GloVer-containing protein; translated protein: MKHLLPSPNRKNTFEGSSILQWLVYNLSSTLFLPRLVPVRIAAVLLVLFTTFQVQAQEVLLGLTSDYGLQGGGTAFSIKSNGTSFAVHNTFTKLGSNPGGELIQGKDGNFYGMTARGGASNYGTIFKMTPAGKITIMNSFAGYDGNAPGGNNLIQASDGNFYGMTSSGGLNNEGAEPGVAFRMTPGGEYKVIFSFIRHLGYRPYGDLVEGTDGNFYGMTYYGGTFDKGTVFKLTPTGTHTVLHNFNGTSRGGWPTGNLVRGNDGNYYGVTTSGGANQLGTIFKITPTGTFTLLHTFETATGGTPIGSLTKGKDGNFYGVTTAGGDNFSGTIYRITATGDYKVLHHYGFDEIGDTPKRSLKLGKDGNFYGTTMNGGDWFNGTVYKVTPSGTVSALHPFLPSEDGGRANGLMQASDGYLYGMNEIGGPQGDGVIYRILPNGSNFKILVDLPGTFGGVTPRGGLVQGRDGFFYGMTEWGGEYNHGTIFRLCSDGSFKILRSLDDVNDGGYPRGDLMLGKDGNFYGLTSHGGVNGSGTYFRITPKGDFKVLYSFQNDDTGYSPWGTLLDGNDGYYYGMTNAGGSFLAGVIFRVTPSGEYTVMHSFDNYEDGSSPRGNLIKGKDGNFYGLTNVGGDYNTGTFFKMAPDGTVTKLHSFYQYDDGDLPAGSLVQGKDGNFYGMAARGGKNGHGTIFKFTPAGKITVLKFMTDEISDGANPQGSLIMDKVGNFYGLTWGGGHNFSGVIFKITPDGKYTILHHLDGPTEGRSPFGSLIFQKSNPTAYAQSVTTAVNTAKAITLKGTGGSPLVYEIISQPKNGTLSGSGAKRTYTPNSNFNGSDTFTYRVSWGCQSSTVKIITIQVGKAVASTIRINTGGSGLTTSLGNFSADTYFTGATDVSSTASAIANTTNEDLYQDNRRASAAGGSFQYVIPVTNGTYTVKLHFAEIYYSAAGQRKFNVTAEGAIWLTNYDIYAAAGGARKAVVATRNVTVSDGTLNLNFISTVDKACVSAIEVLPVSGTEQLVADIPTREESELVTNLYPNPATYKFTVDLKVPTEQISTSILDASGIVVKANIQIRVETGKLEFTVDQLPPGLYTLLVNYNGGQQILRFIKK